The following are encoded in a window of Sphingobium sp. AP49 genomic DNA:
- a CDS encoding YfiR family protein — translation MIELRNLLFCLLLLAPVAAVATPLVKPAAMPLGPGPDRVAAGVARMVDSILEFTHWPTERPTVRLCLAGAVAHGERLDEVDLSDGTRLSLLPLAGDASPPWSQCDALYIGALDAAAARRLIAATRGAPIVTIAEDDPECSSGAMFCLLFEPQSLSFQLNIDAISRSLVRIDPRVLRMAKGGY, via the coding sequence ATGATAGAATTGCGTAATCTGTTATTCTGCTTGTTGCTGTTGGCGCCGGTGGCCGCCGTGGCGACGCCGCTGGTCAAGCCGGCGGCGATGCCGCTGGGGCCTGGGCCGGACCGTGTGGCGGCCGGAGTCGCGCGCATGGTCGATTCCATCCTGGAATTCACCCATTGGCCAACCGAACGCCCGACCGTGCGGCTGTGTCTCGCCGGAGCCGTCGCGCATGGCGAGAGGCTGGATGAGGTCGATCTTTCCGACGGCACTCGGCTGTCGCTTTTACCGTTGGCAGGTGACGCTTCGCCGCCTTGGTCGCAATGTGATGCGCTCTATATTGGCGCGCTGGATGCCGCAGCGGCGCGGCGGCTGATCGCCGCAACGCGCGGGGCGCCGATCGTCACCATCGCTGAAGACGATCCGGAATGCAGCAGCGGTGCCATGTTCTGCCTGCTTTTTGAACCGCAATCCCTGTCCTTCCAGCTCAACATCGATGCGATTTCACGATCGCTCGTGCGGATCGATCCACGCGTGCTGCGCATGGCGAAGGGGGGCTATTGA
- a CDS encoding diguanylate cyclase gives MVAPQAPATPTLRQILARVHMRLILFAVLMAGMTLTLTGVTVIRGYAARNLTLIAQTVSYTIEPALVFDDVDAAREGIAMVAASENVRSVEVHDPKGRLIAAWNRPDSGMIGGFAGVLDRLFWPNPVRAPVHHGRHVVAEVWVFGDAGGLGRYVLAGIMTALACLGLTVIATQMLARRLQRDVTNPLARIAEVAHAVRTDRQFDRRVPSADIHEVDQFARDFNALLDELDEWHAGIINENRILERQATRDPLTGLGNRAMFERELAATMQRADEADAAFAVIYVDVNRFKQVNDTYGHDAGDVMLVVIAARLRTALRSGDMAFRLGGDEFALILAPEVTRAEGDRLSAQIAASMTQPIMLPSGASIGSSLSIGSALYPEDSVDARALLRHADAAMYAAKARRNGSSGI, from the coding sequence ATGGTCGCGCCACAAGCTCCCGCCACGCCGACGCTGCGCCAAATCTTGGCGCGCGTGCATATGCGCCTGATCTTGTTCGCGGTATTGATGGCCGGCATGACGTTGACGTTGACCGGCGTCACGGTCATCCGGGGCTATGCCGCCCGCAATCTGACCCTGATCGCCCAGACGGTCAGCTATACGATCGAGCCGGCGTTGGTCTTCGACGATGTCGACGCCGCGCGGGAAGGGATCGCCATGGTTGCCGCATCGGAAAATGTGCGGTCGGTCGAGGTGCATGATCCCAAGGGGCGGCTGATAGCGGCCTGGAACCGTCCGGACAGCGGCATGATCGGTGGCTTTGCCGGGGTGTTGGACCGGCTGTTCTGGCCCAATCCGGTTCGCGCGCCCGTACATCACGGCCGACATGTGGTTGCCGAAGTCTGGGTATTTGGTGATGCCGGTGGTCTGGGGCGTTATGTCTTGGCTGGAATTATGACCGCGCTGGCGTGCCTTGGGCTGACCGTGATTGCGACCCAGATGTTGGCGCGAAGATTGCAGCGCGACGTGACTAACCCGCTGGCTCGTATCGCGGAAGTGGCGCATGCCGTGCGAACCGATCGGCAGTTTGATCGCCGCGTGCCATCGGCCGACATTCATGAAGTTGACCAGTTCGCCCGCGACTTCAATGCGCTGCTGGACGAACTGGACGAATGGCATGCCGGTATCATCAACGAGAACCGCATATTGGAACGGCAGGCGACCCGCGATCCGCTGACCGGCCTCGGCAATCGCGCGATGTTCGAGCGCGAACTGGCCGCGACGATGCAGCGGGCGGATGAGGCCGACGCCGCGTTTGCCGTGATCTATGTCGACGTCAATCGGTTCAAGCAGGTCAACGATACCTATGGCCATGATGCCGGCGACGTCATGCTGGTGGTGATTGCCGCACGGTTGCGTACGGCCCTGCGGAGTGGGGACATGGCCTTCCGCCTTGGGGGGGATGAGTTCGCGCTGATCCTGGCGCCAGAGGTGACGCGGGCGGAAGGGGACCGATTGTCGGCCCAGATCGCCGCCAGCATGACCCAGCCGATCATGTTGCCGAGTGGTGCGAGCATCGGCTCGTCTCTGAGTATCGGCAGCGCGCTCTATCCGGAGGATAGCGTCGATGCGCGGGCGTTGCTGCGCCATGCCGACGCGGCGATGTATGCGGCGAAGGCACGCCGCAACGGGAGCAGTGGAATATGA
- a CDS encoding OmpA family protein, with the protein MQKLLSILAVLLLAACQTVQPSDGFTEPQKAVLRANGFQQVGTNWEFGMADRLLFATDQSVLISAQRDVISRISSALVAVDVHGAKVEGHTDNTGASAYNEQLSQKRAQAVADALAAGGMAPAALRPVGMGERVPVASNDTEVGRQENRRVVIIVAPSDAMPL; encoded by the coding sequence ATGCAAAAGCTCTTATCCATCCTGGCAGTGCTGCTGTTGGCGGCATGTCAGACGGTGCAGCCGAGCGACGGCTTCACCGAACCGCAAAAGGCGGTGTTGCGTGCCAATGGTTTCCAACAGGTTGGAACCAATTGGGAATTCGGCATGGCCGATCGACTGCTCTTTGCCACGGACCAGAGCGTGCTGATTTCTGCGCAGCGCGATGTGATTAGCCGCATTTCCAGCGCGCTGGTGGCTGTCGATGTGCATGGAGCCAAGGTGGAAGGTCATACCGACAATACCGGCGCTAGCGCTTATAATGAGCAATTGTCGCAGAAGCGGGCGCAGGCTGTCGCCGATGCGCTGGCAGCCGGCGGCATGGCACCGGCCGCTTTGCGCCCGGTGGGCATGGGCGAGCGGGTGCCGGTGGCGAGCAATGACACGGAAGTGGGGCGACAGGAAAATCGCCGCGTCGTCATCATCGTCGCGCCGAGCGACGCCATGCCGCTTTAA
- a CDS encoding DUF1289 domain-containing protein — MAAPIDSPCRNLCSLDAERKGCTGCGRTLDEIVHWRSLTDTQRAAVMARVKDFEPIRR; from the coding sequence ATGGCCGCGCCGATTGACAGCCCCTGTCGAAACCTCTGCTCGCTCGACGCAGAGCGCAAGGGCTGCACCGGCTGCGGCCGTACCCTCGACGAAATCGTCCACTGGCGCAGCTTGACCGACACCCAGCGCGCCGCCGTCATGGCGCGGGTGAAGGATTTCGAGCCAATTCGCCGTTAA
- a CDS encoding primosomal protein N' — protein MSSRARVLLLNAALGPLDYRIPHGMLAKPGSIVIAPLGPRQLVGVVWDEASFPDVETVGDNRLRNLLEVLDAPPLPATLRRLIEWTADYYLAPPAAVLRMALASMSALEGTRTVIEYRATGQLPDRMTEQRTQAMERIGDRQGLVRELAMIGGVSDTVIRGLVKAGAFEPVEVSVDTPFPEPDPNHAPPALSDKQMEAATEMADAVRAHAFAPFLLDGVTGSGKTEVYFEAIAAAIRAGKQTLVLLPEIALTEPFLERFEKRFGTVPINWHSGLRQSERRRAWRAIAAGEARVVVGARSALFLPYPNLGLIVVDEAHEASFKQEDGVHYHARDVAVMRGLVEEFPVVLASATPAIETRHQVDLGRYREIKLPARFGGAQMPDIEGINLLTDPPERGRWIAPPLAVAMGEVLAKGEQSLLFLNRRGYAPLTLCRHCGYRFQCPNCTSWMVEHRLTKRLACHHCGHVISAPRFCPECKEEDSLVACGPGVERIADEVKALWPQARVAIATSDTLHSPARAADFVKSVEAGDIDIIVGTQLITKGYHFPNLTLVGVIDADLGLEGGDLRAAERTFQQIMQVAGRAGRGEKPGHVFIQTRMPEAEVIQALIAGDSERFYLIETENRRRANAPPFGRFAAIIISSEDSDEAAQTARLIGKSAPQVEGMRVYGPAPAPLSVLRGRHRHRLLIHATRQVDIQSVIREWLGNLVWKSTTRVAVDVDPYSFM, from the coding sequence GGGATGCTGGCGAAGCCCGGCAGCATCGTGATCGCGCCGCTCGGCCCGCGCCAGTTGGTCGGCGTGGTGTGGGACGAAGCCTCCTTCCCCGATGTCGAGACGGTCGGCGACAACCGACTGCGCAACCTGCTGGAGGTGCTCGACGCCCCGCCCCTGCCCGCCACGCTGCGCCGGCTGATCGAATGGACCGCCGACTATTATCTCGCCCCACCGGCCGCCGTACTGCGCATGGCGCTGGCGTCGATGTCCGCGCTGGAGGGCACCCGCACCGTTATCGAATATCGTGCCACCGGCCAGTTGCCTGACCGCATGACCGAGCAGCGCACCCAGGCGATGGAGCGGATCGGCGACCGGCAGGGACTGGTGCGCGAACTGGCGATGATCGGCGGGGTCAGCGACACGGTGATCCGGGGCCTCGTGAAGGCAGGTGCGTTCGAGCCGGTCGAGGTCAGCGTCGACACCCCCTTCCCCGAACCAGACCCGAACCATGCACCACCGGCCCTGTCCGACAAGCAGATGGAAGCGGCGACCGAAATGGCGGACGCGGTGCGCGCTCACGCCTTTGCGCCGTTCCTGCTCGACGGCGTCACCGGATCAGGCAAGACGGAGGTGTATTTCGAGGCGATCGCCGCCGCCATCCGTGCAGGCAAGCAGACCTTGGTGCTGCTCCCCGAAATCGCCCTGACCGAACCTTTTCTCGAACGGTTTGAAAAGCGCTTCGGCACGGTACCGATCAACTGGCATAGCGGCCTGCGCCAGAGCGAGCGGCGCCGCGCCTGGCGCGCGATCGCGGCGGGCGAGGCCCGCGTCGTCGTCGGCGCCCGCTCCGCTTTGTTCCTGCCCTACCCCAATCTCGGCCTCATCGTCGTCGACGAGGCGCATGAGGCGAGCTTCAAGCAGGAGGACGGGGTCCATTATCATGCCCGCGACGTCGCGGTAATGCGCGGCCTGGTGGAGGAATTTCCGGTCGTGCTGGCGTCGGCCACGCCCGCGATCGAGACCCGGCACCAGGTCGACCTGGGCCGTTATCGCGAGATCAAGCTGCCCGCCCGCTTCGGCGGCGCGCAGATGCCCGATATCGAAGGAATCAACCTGCTCACAGATCCACCCGAGCGCGGCCGCTGGATCGCGCCGCCGCTGGCCGTGGCGATGGGCGAGGTGCTGGCCAAGGGCGAGCAGAGCCTGCTCTTCCTCAACCGGCGCGGCTATGCGCCGCTGACGCTGTGCCGCCATTGCGGCTATCGCTTCCAATGCCCCAATTGCACCAGCTGGATGGTCGAGCACCGGCTGACCAAGCGGCTTGCCTGCCATCATTGCGGCCATGTCATCTCCGCACCGCGCTTCTGCCCCGAGTGCAAGGAAGAGGACAGCCTGGTCGCCTGCGGCCCCGGCGTCGAGCGCATCGCCGACGAGGTGAAAGCCCTGTGGCCACAGGCGCGGGTCGCCATCGCCACGTCGGACACGCTGCACTCGCCGGCCCGCGCCGCCGATTTCGTGAAATCGGTGGAGGCTGGCGACATCGACATCATCGTCGGCACCCAGCTCATCACCAAGGGCTATCATTTCCCCAACCTGACGCTGGTCGGCGTGATCGACGCGGACCTAGGGCTGGAGGGCGGCGACCTGCGCGCGGCCGAGCGGACATTCCAGCAGATCATGCAGGTTGCCGGGCGCGCCGGACGCGGTGAAAAGCCGGGCCATGTCTTCATCCAGACCCGCATGCCCGAAGCCGAGGTCATCCAGGCGCTGATCGCCGGCGACAGCGAACGCTTCTATCTGATCGAGACCGAAAACCGCCGCCGCGCCAACGCCCCGCCCTTCGGCCGCTTCGCCGCGATCATCATCTCCAGCGAGGACAGCGACGAGGCGGCACAGACCGCGCGGCTGATCGGCAAGTCGGCGCCGCAGGTGGAGGGGATGCGCGTCTATGGCCCCGCCCCAGCCCCCCTTTCCGTGCTGCGCGGCCGGCATCGCCATCGCCTGCTGATCCATGCCACGCGCCAGGTCGACATCCAGTCGGTGATCCGCGAATGGCTGGGCAATCTGGTGTGGAAATCGACCACCCGCGTCGCCGTGGACGTCGACCCCTACAGCTTCATGTGA